AAAAAGACAAATCAAATATTGCTTGGTTTTGGCGCCGATATCTTAAAAGAAAAACCCCATGGCTGGGCTTGATATTGGCGTTGGTGCTTTTGGAAGGCTTCGTGCTGCAAAAGTTTTTGGCCATCACCGAAACCGGATTACGGGTGATTTTTGAGCAGGGCGACATCATAGATCTGCTGTGGATTTGCTTGATGGTGTTTTTGATTTTTACGGTTCGCGCCTTGGTTTCTTTTGTGGTGCCCACTTTATCCGTGCGTCTGGCCAGTGGCGCTGTTTTAGAGCTGCGTTCAGATCTGATCCGCCATGTTCTTTATATGGATCAAAGGTTTTTTGATCGCACCAATTCTTCGGATCTTATTCTTCGCTTTGTCAATCAAGTGGAAGCGTTGAGCCAATTCGTTGGCCGCACCACGGTGGAAGCGGTACGCGATGTGGCCACGATTGTGATCATTTCAGGGTATTTGATTTATAAATCGGCGTTGCTTTTTGGCGTTGCGCTGCTTCTTTTGCCGATCATTTTTTTGCTGATGCGGATGGTGTCTGAAACCATCAAACGCATTCAGGCGCAATCTGAGCAGGCGCTGGGCAGTTACATGAATACAATTGAAGAAATGTCTGGGGGTATGCGCACGATTAAAATGACTGGGCAAGAAGCGGCTGAGGTTGATCGGATGATTTCTGAATCGGGCAATATCAAAAAATTAGCGGTCAACCTTCATATGGCGCAGGCGCTTGTTCTGCCTTCGATCGATTTATCCTCAGCAATTGTATATATGGTGGTGATTGGCGGTGGCGGCTATCTGGCGCTTTCAGAGGCCTCGGCCTTAGACGGGGCGTCGATTATCGCCTTCCTGTTGGGTTTGGTGATCGTTTTTGATCCCGCACGGCGCCTGTCGCAATTTTTCACAAAATTGCAAACCAGTTTGATCTTGCTTGCCTCGGTGCGCGGGGTGTTGCAAACGCAGCCCGATGTTTCAGACGAAGGCACTGTATCAGATTTTACCGATATGCGGATCGATATCACTTTGGATGATATCGGGTTTTCTTATGAGGCTGATCATAAATTATTTGATGGTATTAGCCTGCAGTTTAAAGCGGGGCAAAAAACCGCCATTGTCGGCTCGACCGGTTCGGGAAAAACCACGTTGCTCAGTTTGATGGCGCGGCTCTATGATTTGAATAGCGGTGCGGTTCTGTTTAATGGACAGGACATTAAACAATTCACGTTAAAATCGGTGCGCGAGAAATTTTCAATCGTGGCGCAGGATGTGGTTATTTTTAACAAAAGCATCGCAGAAAACATTCACTACGCAGATCCTACAGCCAGCCCAGAGGCGGTGCGTGCGGCGGCAAAGCTGGCGCGCATTGATGATTTGATGGTTGAACGCGGCGATCAGCCCGTGGGCCCGAAAGGCAGCCTGCTTTCGGGGGGTCAAAAGCAGCGGATCGCGATCGCGCGGGCCTTTTTAAAACCGGCGCCGATCCTGCTTTTGGATGAGGCAACATCGGCGCTTGACGCGCTGACAGAACAAAAAGTTAATGCCAGTTTCAAGGATCTTCAGGCCGGTAAAACCACCATTGTTGTGGCGCATAAATTTTCGAGCGTGGTTGATGCAGACCATATTTACGTGCTTGAGGCCGGCAAATTGGTTGAACAAGGCACTCATGCCGATTTGATGGCCAAAGCGGGGCTATATGCCAGTATGTTTTCTGCGCAGGATGATATTTTAATATCTGGATGATGGTTTTTGCGTGCCTAAAAAACTCTGGTTGAGGCGGTCGATATTTTGCGCAGATCTTTGCAAAAGGCGTTGAAACCTTTCGCGAAATGCCATGAAACGGGCCGAGAGGCTTGATTAATCCCGCACAACGCGCCAACACTGTCTGGTGACGTATTGGGGGCCAGCATGCTCAAACCTATCTTGATTATGTTCAATCTGTTTCTTTGGGCGTCTTCGGCGCAGGCGTTTCATCTTTGCACGGATATCCGCGCTGTGGTGGTGCGTGGGGCTGAAATGCTGATAGAGGGTCAAGAAGAAACCGCAATTGACGAGATGATTGTGGCCCAAATGCAGGCACATGGGCATATGCATACGCCCGCTTTGCGCGGGGCTATGCTGCGTCAATCACTCAAAATGAGTCGAAAAATTGCCAATAGCGATTTAAGGCAAATGACAGCTGTGAATTATTTTGGTGATCAGTTTCACACAGAATGTACCCGCAATAAAATCTGGTCGGGCATCGGGCATTAGCGTTTGGAGCGATTGTTTCCTGTAGTTTTCCTGCTGCAGGTTTTAAGGTTGGGAAAGCCGGTATACGCAACGCATCACGACTGGGGAAAATAAGTTTAAGGCTTGTAAACTCAGAAAAAATCGCTCAACTGCTGTGACGTCGCGCCCAAATTGGGTTTTTCATAAACAGGATGTCTTATGGGAATAAAATTCCGCCTGCCTTTGGTATGGAATGTCTATTTTTCGTTTTTTATCTATGCGTTTAGTTTAGGGGCTATTTTCCCGCGGCTTGGGGATTTGCAATTACAAATGGGCATTGGCCCGGCGGCGCTTGGGCTTTCGGTTACCGGCGCCGCGCTAGGGGTGCAAGTCTCATTATTGATGGCCAGTTCAGTGTTGTCGCGGCTGGGATTTCGAAAAGTAATGTTCTTTGGCATGCTGTTGATGGGCATTGGCGAAGCTCTGGCCGGTTTGGCCACCAACCCTTATGTTTTCTTCGGATGGTTTTTTATGGCGGGTTTGGCGATTGGCGTTGTGGAGGTTGCGGTGAATGTCGAAGCCGACCGAGTCGAGGCGCTGGCGGGTCGGCGGATCATGAACCGGTCGCATGCTTTTTGGAGTTTAGGGTTTTTTGCCACGGGTTTGCTGGGCGCGTTCGTAGCGCAGCTGGGCGTGCCTGCGGCCCTGCATTTAAGCTTGACGGGGCTTGTTTCGGTTGCGTTAACGCTGTTGTTTTTGGCAGGGTATCAGCCAGCGCCGATCCGCGGCGCCGATCATGATGGCCCGCCAAAATTGGCCCGTCCAACCCGTGGGATCATGATTTTGGTTGCTTTTACATTATCCGCCATGCTGCTCGAAGGGGCTTTGATTGATTGGTCGGTCATTTATATGCGCGATGTTTTTGAGGAAAGCGCGTTTGTAAACGGCCTAGCGCTGACATTGGGAGCTTTGGGGCAATTTATCATCCGTTTTTTTGCTGATCCCGTTGTGGATCGCCATGGCGCCGAGCGGGTGGCGCGGGTGTCTTTGATTGCGCTGGCTTTGGGCGCCGGCGTGGTGTCGTTTACGCCCAATTCCACTTTGGCCCTGATCGGGTTTGTATTTTTGGGTGCGGGAACCGCAGTCATTTTCCCTCTGGCGATCTCGGCGGCGGCGCAAAGAGGCGATCGCCCATCCTCAGAAAATGTAGCGGCTTTGGCGCAATTCTCGTTTGTAACGTTTCTTTTGGCGCCGCCTTTATTGGGCTTTGTGGCGGAAAATTTCGGCATTCGCTATTCCTTTGGTTTGGCGCTGCCTTTGATCTTGGCCAGTTGGCTAACCGTGGGGGCGCTGAACCATGCGGGCCGGAAGCCGTAAAACCTGCGTTGATCCGCTTGGCCCGTCATCTCTTGTCGCAAATGAAGCTGCAGCGGGGGGCCTTGCTCGGATAGTGCAAGGCTAGGGATATGAAGAGGAAGGCCCGTTATGTCGCAAGCACTGGTGTCAGATCAGGCAAAGTTAAGCATTCTATGCGTGATGGGTGCGTCTTTGGCGTTTTCCTTAAACGATATTACGGTAAAATATTTTACCGATAGCTTACCGCTTCATGAAGTTATTTTATTCCGTTCGCTTTTTGGAATGGCATTCATTCTGTTCCTTTTCGGGCGAGGAGTGCCCTTAAAAACCATGTTTTCAACCCGCCGCCTGTTGCGCCATATCTTGCGCGGGCTAAGCGTGGTGGTGGCAAATTTTGCATTTTTTGCAGGCTTGGCTGCCTTGCCATTGGCGGAGGCCTCTGCGATTTTCTTTATCGCACCGCTGTTAATTACCGGATTTTCGGCATTTTTTTTGGGAGAATATGTAGGTGTCTGGCGCTGGACGGCACTTTTGGTCGGCTTGCTCGGTGTTTTGATCATCGTAAAGCCCGGCAGTGCAGCGTTTCAATGGGCAGTGATTTTGCCGCTTTTATCCGCTGTTGCCTATGCCACCTTGCACACGATCACCCGATCGATGGGGCTGGCAGAATCGCCCATAACCATGTCGCTTTATATCCAATTGGTCTTTATTGTCGTGTGCCTTGGGATGGGGGTGATGTTTGGAGATGGAAGATTTGAGGGGTTGGGCCATCCTTCGGCTGAGTTTATTTTGCGCGCATGGGCATGGCCTAGCGGCAGAGATGTTGTATTATTCGTAGCTGCGGGGTTTTTCAGCGCGTCTGGTGGCTATCTTATCAGCCAAGCCTATCGCAGCAGCAGCGCTGGTTTGGTGGCCCCTTTTGAATATTCTACGATTATTTTGGCCGTTTTATGGGGTTATATATTTTGGCAGGAAGTGCCGGGCTTAAGTTCGGCTTTCGGGATCTTTTTAATCATTGCCTCGGGGGTTTTTGTGGCGATACGTGAATTTAAACGACAAGTGCCGCCTGCCTCGCAAAAGCTATCGGCGCGCCGCTGAGCCAGGCAATGGCTGCGCCGAAATGATGGTGCATTTAGCGCGTTTTTAGCCCGTTTTCCCGCGCTACAAAATCTACCAAATGGGGCACGTAATCCTCTGGGCCATCGCCACCCGCGGCCATGGCGCGCGCAAAACTGCTTTTCGCGGCATTTCCAATTGGATTTGCAATGCCCGCCTGATTGGCCATGCTTTCGAGATAGCGCAGATCTTTGAGCGCGTTGGTCATGGTGAATTTATGGGCCTCGCGATTGCCATCCAGCGCGTAGCCCATAAAGGTTTGATAAAACCCACAATCCATCCGGCTGCCGCGGATCACGCTGTCAAAGCGCTTGGCATCAATTCCCACTTTAGCCCCTAAGGCCAGAGCTTCAGAATACATGGCGGCATAGCCCAGCGATAGAAAATTATTCAGCAATTTCATACGGTGGCCATCGCCAACCACGCCGATATGTACGAGCGTTGCGGCCCAGCTTTCGATGACTGGTTTGATCCGCGCAAAAACCGACTTATCCGCGCCCACCATCGCAGACAGCGCGCCCTCTTCTGCTTGCACTGGCGTGCCCCCTAACGGGGCATCCACCATATGAATGCGCTTTGATTTCAAATTTTCCGCCAGTTTTTGGGTGGAGGTGGGGTCGGATGTTGAGCAATCGATGATAACGGCGTTTTGTGAAAGATAAGGGGTGAGTTCGGCGATAATTTGTTCGACCTGAGGCGAGCCTGGGGCACAGATGAACACCAGTGTTGAGCTTTTGGCCAGCTCTTTTAAGCTGCCGGCTTCATGCGCGCCCAGCGACATTAGATTTTCAACCGGCGCGCGGTTTTTATGCGCTATTACGGTTAAAGGATATCCCGCGCGTAAAATATTTTTGGCCATGCCATGGCCCATCAGGCCCACGCCGATAAATCCAACTTTTTCGTTTTGCTGCATGTCAACCTCTTACCTGAAATTTTCTCTGAGCATTAATCGTTAAATCAGGTGGCATCGCAAGGGTTTCTTGCGCCTAGAGGCGATTGCCTGTGCCCTCGTATATGGGGTTAACGCACAGCATATCCTTGATATATAGCGCCTCGCCAAAAAAAAGAGACGCTATTTCTAGCGTCTCGATATACCGAATAATCTGGGAGGATATATTTTCGGTTTTTACGATCTGGGAGGAGGTAGACCGTGACTATTTTCTAACATATTTTTCTGCACTGCAGAAATGTTTATTTTGAATTGCTGCTATGCAGAAAAATCATGGCTCATGCATGATCATCTGCGGTTTTGTGCAGATATGGGAAGAAATGCCTTAATTTTATGCAGCGCAAGCTTTTATCTGGGTATGGGCGGTTTTGGCGCGCAAGCTTTCGGCTGGATCTGCTGCGCGGGTCGTCGCTGGGGTGCAGAATTGTGCTTTAGTAGCCTATGCGGAGTACTGGCTCAGCCCCTTGTTTTTTAAGTGATGAGGTATAAAGAATTGAGTGGATGCTTGATATCAATTTTCCGCACTTCAGAAAATCCGGCCTCGGCGCAGAGATTGCGCAACACAGAATCGGATAGACCTACCGTTCCCATACCCTCGCCGCCCTGCCACATCGAAGTGGTCATACAAAAATGCAGACTGATGCCCAATTTAAACACGCCATACGGGCCTGAATTATCAACCGGATCTTCTGTGGCTTCGATATCCATCAGCAAAAACATTCCATCCTTGGCCATAGACTGTTTGAGGGTTTTCAAGCCAAGCGCAGGGTTGGGCAGATCGTGAATTAAATCAAATGTGGCCACAATATCATATTGGCCCGGGCTGCCTTCTTCCATGTTCCAATGTTGAAACGTGATATTACTGTCAACGCCAGCCTCTTTTGCGTTGAGGCTGGCCTGTTCTATATTTGGCAAGAATGCATCATAGCCAATAAACTCTGACTCGGGAAATAGCTTCGCCAACTCAATCGTGGACCTGCCCGTACCGCAGCCAAAATCGGCAAATCTGGCGCCTTTTTTTAAGCGCTGCGTCAACGCTGGGATATGGGGCAACCAATCTTTTACCAAGAAATTACGATAGCGCGCGCAGCCCGTGTGATCCAGCGCCTGCCAAAGCGCTGGCGGATAATCTTCAAACCCGACGCCGCCACCAGATTTGAAGGCCTCGCGCAGCTTCTCATAGGGCAATAACGCGCTGTTCAGCAATTTAAAGGCGCCATATTGGGCAAAGCGGCCGCCTTCTTCCACCAATAGCTGTGCTTGATCTGGGCTTAGCCAAGCTTCGCGCGTGGTTTTATCGAACATCACATAGCCGCTGAGCACGATCCCGTGCAGCCATTCGCGAACATAACGTTCGTTTAACTGCAGGCGCGTTGCCAGTTGCGCTGAGGTAGAGCGCCCGTGTTCGTGCAAATCTTTAAAAAGCCCCAGTTCAATGCCAAGACTGCACAGCCGCACTGAGACGGCCCCCGCCATATCCCTTCCGGCTTGTTCCAACAGGGCTTTGGGTTTTGTATCGCTCATCAGCTTGTTTCCTCGGGTTTTGCGGGTCTGCTCTGGCTAAAGGCATGGGGAGGGGTTGAGCCGCCGACGCGCCGTTACATCTGCCATGCCATATTATCAATTTTGGGTATTGTGTTAAGAATATATTTGCAAAATTCCGCAGCGTTTTTTGCGCAGCTTTAGAGGTGAAGCTCTTCTAGATAGGGTGGGTTACATCCCGCGCGTTCGCAGTTCAGCGCCGCCGCTGTTGCGGCGATTTCTAACAGGCTTTGCACATTCTCAGAGCTTAAGGACGAAAGCGCCTTATGCGTGTCCCAGCCATTTTTGGTGATCTGCGCGATTAAAGTGCCCATAAAAGTGTCGCCCGCCCCCACCGTATCGGCCAGTGGGGATGCTAGGCGCGCAGGCACCGTAATTTTGTGCTGCGCGGTGGCGCCGATCGCGCCCTCTTGGCCCATTGTCAGCACCAGCAATGCGGCATTGCTCAGCGCGCGGATTTTTTCAAATGCCTCAAGCAAAGGCAGCTCTGGAAGCAGATAGGCCAGATCTTCATCGCTCAGCTTGACCAGTGTTGCCGAGCCCAATAGCCGCAACACGCGCTCTACATATTCCGCTTTATTGGCAATCAATCCCGGCCTCGCATTGGGATCTAGGCAGGTCATCATGCCTTTTTCAGCGCAGCTTTCAAAAAACGCCTCCCAGGCTTGGGCGTCCGCACCGGTGATCAAGGCCAAAGAGCCAATATGAAACGCCGTTGCCTTGGCGGGGCAAGTCTCGATCAATTGCTGATAAGATATCTGGCGTTCCGCTGTGCCCTCGCGGTAGAATTGATAGCTTGGAATGCCATCTGCAAGCGATACCACCGCCAGCGATGTTGGTTGCGACACGCGCTGTGCGGCCAAGGCAATATTATCCTGTGCCAGGCGCGCTGCCAGCATTGCCCCTAAAGCATCTTCTGAAACGGGCGTCATATAGGTTACATCTTGGCCTTGGCGGGCTGTCGCTATCGCGCAGTTGTAACAGGAACCGCCTGGAATGGCCTGGTACAAAGCCGCCCCATCCGGCGCGTCGGTTTGTACAAAGTCAATCAGGTTCTCTCCACCCACAAGAATCATATGAACTTTCCTTCTTTCTAGTCGTCAGCCCGTATCATTGGAAACGCTTGCGGCCTTAGGGGCATTATAATCGTACTGGCTTAATAAGCCTTCCAAATGAGCAACGCCAGAGCGGATTTATGATCTGCAGCATTGAGCTTGGATCTTTGCCACCCGAGCCAGCTGGCTGTCAAACCCCGTTACAAAGCCGCTAAAAACTTGGACACTTCTTGTTGAAACACTGGCCACCCCGCATCTTGTTCCAAAATAAGATGGTTTTTTGAATCAAGCGGCACAAAGCGGGCATTGGGCATTTTATCTGCCATTATCTGGGATTGATCCATCGGCACGCGTTGATCGCCGCGGCTATGCATGATCAATGTTGGCAGGGTGATCTGGCCTAAGCGGTTGGTCACATCAATTTCTGCATTCACGCGCGAGATTGCGGCCGCTTTTTCTGCGCTGGTGCTCAGTTGCATCAATTGATCAAACGAATCTTTTTCTGCCTGGTTCGAATCGGGAATCATAGTATTTGCAAAAAACTGCCGGAAGGCTGGGATATCAGAGTCCCACCCGGTTTGAATCATTTGAATTTCCAAGTCAGTTTGCGACGGATTGGCGGATGATCGCTTATTGGCGCCTTGCGCGAACCCGCCTAAGAAAATTAAACCCTTGACGCGCTCGGGATGGCGATAGGCAAATTCAATCGCCGAGGCGCAGCCTTGCGAAACGCCAAAGAGCACGCATTTTTCATCTTGAATGGTGTTTGAGACGGCCATGATATCATCCACAAACGCGTCAAATGATATTGTTTCCGGGTGGCGCTCTGACAGCCCATTACCGCGTTGATCAAAGCGCAGCAATTGATGCTCAGAAGAGAGGTTTTCGAAAATATGGCGCCATAACGGGCTGCGCCAATCTGCATCCAGATGCGTTACAAAATTTGGCGATTTTAAAAGCACCGGGCCCTGCCCCAAACTGGCCATGGCAATTGCGCAGCCATCGGCACTTGTACAATAGCTGATTTGCTGATGGAGCTGTTTTCCCAAAATTGCGATGCTCGGATGGCTGGGATTAAAATCTGGCGCGCTCATGAAGCATGCGATCGGACGGTCTATATTTTTAAGCCGTTGAAGACCTTGGGCATCAAAGGCCTGTTGCGCCTGCGCTGACATTTTGCTCAGGCAATGCTCAGAGGTGCAGATAGATCCCGGTTTTGAAATACTTTCTAACCGCGAGGCGATATTGACGGTCGATCCGAAAACATCCCCTTCCAATTCTATAACTGGCCCATGATGCAGGCCAATCCGATACACGAAAATATCGCTATTGGGATCTTCATCGCAAAAGGCTTTCACGCCGCTTAACAACGCGGTTG
The sequence above is drawn from the Rhodobacteraceae bacterium IMCC1335 genome and encodes:
- a CDS encoding ATP-binding cassette domain-containing protein, with the translated sequence MASKFFSEKDKSNIAWFWRRYLKRKTPWLGLILALVLLEGFVLQKFLAITETGLRVIFEQGDIIDLLWICLMVFLIFTVRALVSFVVPTLSVRLASGAVLELRSDLIRHVLYMDQRFFDRTNSSDLILRFVNQVEALSQFVGRTTVEAVRDVATIVIISGYLIYKSALLFGVALLLLPIIFLLMRMVSETIKRIQAQSEQALGSYMNTIEEMSGGMRTIKMTGQEAAEVDRMISESGNIKKLAVNLHMAQALVLPSIDLSSAIVYMVVIGGGGYLALSEASALDGASIIAFLLGLVIVFDPARRLSQFFTKLQTSLILLASVRGVLQTQPDVSDEGTVSDFTDMRIDITLDDIGFSYEADHKLFDGISLQFKAGQKTAIVGSTGSGKTTLLSLMARLYDLNSGAVLFNGQDIKQFTLKSVREKFSIVAQDVVIFNKSIAENIHYADPTASPEAVRAAAKLARIDDLMVERGDQPVGPKGSLLSGGQKQRIAIARAFLKPAPILLLDEATSALDALTEQKVNASFKDLQAGKTTIVVAHKFSSVVDADHIYVLEAGKLVEQGTHADLMAKAGLYASMFSAQDDILISG
- a CDS encoding alpha/beta fold hydrolase, encoding MDTQEKTVLFSDIVGFSRLVERDEHRVITRQQTLHTKLLHPLLTRHNGRLIKTTGDGFLCLFEAAQDGFDFATALLSGVKAFCDEDPNSDIFVYRIGLHHGPVIELEGDVFGSTVNIASRLESISKPGSICTSEHCLSKMSAQAQQAFDAQGLQRLKNIDRPIACFMSAPDFNPSHPSIAILGKQLHQQISYCTSADGCAIAMASLGQGPVLLKSPNFVTHLDADWRSPLWRHIFENLSSEHQLLRFDQRGNGLSERHPETISFDAFVDDIMAVSNTIQDEKCVLFGVSQGCASAIEFAYRHPERVKGLIFLGGFAQGANKRSSANPSQTDLEIQMIQTGWDSDIPAFRQFFANTMIPDSNQAEKDSFDQLMQLSTSAEKAAAISRVNAEIDVTNRLGQITLPTLIMHSRGDQRVPMDQSQIMADKMPNARFVPLDSKNHLILEQDAGWPVFQQEVSKFLAAL
- a CDS encoding MFS transporter, which codes for MGIKFRLPLVWNVYFSFFIYAFSLGAIFPRLGDLQLQMGIGPAALGLSVTGAALGVQVSLLMASSVLSRLGFRKVMFFGMLLMGIGEALAGLATNPYVFFGWFFMAGLAIGVVEVAVNVEADRVEALAGRRIMNRSHAFWSLGFFATGLLGAFVAQLGVPAALHLSLTGLVSVALTLLFLAGYQPAPIRGADHDGPPKLARPTRGIMILVAFTLSAMLLEGALIDWSVIYMRDVFEESAFVNGLALTLGALGQFIIRFFADPVVDRHGAERVARVSLIALALGAGVVSFTPNSTLALIGFVFLGAGTAVIFPLAISAAAQRGDRPSSENVAALAQFSFVTFLLAPPLLGFVAENFGIRYSFGLALPLILASWLTVGALNHAGRKP
- a CDS encoding methyltransferase domain-containing protein encodes the protein MSDTKPKALLEQAGRDMAGAVSVRLCSLGIELGLFKDLHEHGRSTSAQLATRLQLNERYVREWLHGIVLSGYVMFDKTTREAWLSPDQAQLLVEEGGRFAQYGAFKLLNSALLPYEKLREAFKSGGGVGFEDYPPALWQALDHTGCARYRNFLVKDWLPHIPALTQRLKKGARFADFGCGTGRSTIELAKLFPESEFIGYDAFLPNIEQASLNAKEAGVDSNITFQHWNMEEGSPGQYDIVATFDLIHDLPNPALGLKTLKQSMAKDGMFLLMDIEATEDPVDNSGPYGVFKLGISLHFCMTTSMWQGGEGMGTVGLSDSVLRNLCAEAGFSEVRKIDIKHPLNSLYLIT
- a CDS encoding EamA family transporter, producing the protein MSQALVSDQAKLSILCVMGASLAFSLNDITVKYFTDSLPLHEVILFRSLFGMAFILFLFGRGVPLKTMFSTRRLLRHILRGLSVVVANFAFFAGLAALPLAEASAIFFIAPLLITGFSAFFLGEYVGVWRWTALLVGLLGVLIIVKPGSAAFQWAVILPLLSAVAYATLHTITRSMGLAESPITMSLYIQLVFIVVCLGMGVMFGDGRFEGLGHPSAEFILRAWAWPSGRDVVLFVAAGFFSASGGYLISQAYRSSSAGLVAPFEYSTIILAVLWGYIFWQEVPGLSSAFGIFLIIASGVFVAIREFKRQVPPASQKLSARR
- a CDS encoding carbohydrate kinase — encoded protein: MILVGGENLIDFVQTDAPDGAALYQAIPGGSCYNCAIATARQGQDVTYMTPVSEDALGAMLAARLAQDNIALAAQRVSQPTSLAVVSLADGIPSYQFYREGTAERQISYQQLIETCPAKATAFHIGSLALITGADAQAWEAFFESCAEKGMMTCLDPNARPGLIANKAEYVERVLRLLGSATLVKLSDEDLAYLLPELPLLEAFEKIRALSNAALLVLTMGQEGAIGATAQHKITVPARLASPLADTVGAGDTFMGTLIAQITKNGWDTHKALSSLSSENVQSLLEIAATAAALNCERAGCNPPYLEELHL
- a CDS encoding NAD-binding protein, whose product is MQQNEKVGFIGVGLMGHGMAKNILRAGYPLTVIAHKNRAPVENLMSLGAHEAGSLKELAKSSTLVFICAPGSPQVEQIIAELTPYLSQNAVIIDCSTSDPTSTQKLAENLKSKRIHMVDAPLGGTPVQAEEGALSAMVGADKSVFARIKPVIESWAATLVHIGVVGDGHRMKLLNNFLSLGYAAMYSEALALGAKVGIDAKRFDSVIRGSRMDCGFYQTFMGYALDGNREAHKFTMTNALKDLRYLESMANQAGIANPIGNAAKSSFARAMAAGGDGPEDYVPHLVDFVARENGLKTR